In Lapillicoccus jejuensis, the DNA window GTGGTGGAGGGCCCTGACGGCCAGGTCGTCGCGATCGAGGTCAAGCTCTCAGCGACGGTCGCGGACCACGACGTCCGCCACCTGCGGTGGCTGAGGGACCAGCACCCGGACGTCGTCGACTGCGTCGTGCTCACCACTGGGGCGACGGCCTACCGGCGTCGCGACGGAGTCGCGGTCGTCCCGCTGGCCCTTCTCGGAGATTGACCCCGCCAGGCGCCGTACGGCGGCGTCTCAGCCCGCCTGCTGCCGCAGCCCGGCGAGCAGAAGGTCCAGCCCCGCGACGAACTGCTCCCGGTCGTCGTGCTCGGCGAAGACCGGCAGGATCGAGTGCAGGAACGGGAACTCGCCCGGGTCCAGCGCCTCCCACTCCTCGACCACCCGGTGCATGAACTGGTCCCGGTCCAGCGAGCCGTCGAGCACCTCGGGGGGCGGCTGGGTCGCGAGGTCGGCGCCCGTGCCGATGACGAAGCCGAGGACGGCCGACACCGCGTCGAAGGTCCGCTTCGGGCCGAGTCCGAGCCGCATCACGTGCTGGCCCATCCGCTCGAAGACGCGCAGCGCGTTGGGCTGGGCGGCCGTGTTGCGCATGAAGTACGCCGCCAGCCAGTGCCGCTCGGCGACGACGTCGAACAGGACGATGGCCAGGGCGCGCAGGTCGGCGAGCGGGTCGTCCCCGTCGACGTGGGTGTCCGGTCGCTCGAGCACCCCGGCGAGGACGTGGTCGGAGGCCCGGTCGAGCAGCTCGTCCTTGCTCGAGACGTACCAGTAGATGCTCCCGACGCCGCCGCCCAGCCGTGCCGCCAGCGAGCGGAAGGTCAGGGCCGCCTCCCCCTCCTCGTCGAGGATCGCGACGGTCGCCTCGACGACCGCCTCCAGCGAGTGCGACGCACGACGCCGTACGGCGCCCCGCCCGGCGCCACGACCGGCGCGGGAGGGCGCGGGCTCGGAACGGCGACGGGGGGTGGGCACGACCCCATTCCACCAGACGCTTGCGCGTAGACCGAACGCCGTTCTATATTTCGAACGGCGTTCGATAGTCGAACGACGTTCGATACCCGAAGGAGGTCCCGCCATGACGACCACCGCCACCACCACCGGCGCACCGGCCGCCCCGTCGCCGCCCCGCACCTACTCGTCCCTGCGCGCCGCGTGGGTCCCGCTCGCCGCCCTCTGCCTGGCCTTCTTCGTCGAGATGGTCGACAACACGCTGCTGTCCATCGCGCTGCCGACCATCGGCCGGGACCTCGGCGGCGGCACGACGGCGCTGCAGTGGGTCACCGGCGCCTACTCGCTGACCTTCGGCGGGCTGCTGCTCACCGCCGGCTCCGCCGCCGACCGGCTCGGCCGCCGCCGGGTGCTGCTCGTCGGGCTCGCGGTCTTCGGCACGCTGAGCCTCGCCGTCGTCGCCGTCCGCTCCACCGGCGAGCTCATCGCGCTGCGCGCGGCCCTCGGCGTCGCCGCCGCGATGATGGCGCCGATCACCAACTCGCTCGTCTTCCGGCTCTTCGAGGACCAGGCCCTGCGGATGCGGGCGATGACCGTGATGATCGTCGTCGGCATGAGCGGCTTCGTCCTCGGCCCGCTCCTCGGCGGCACCGCGCTCGCCCACGTCGGCTGGCAGTGGCTGCTGCTCGTCAACGCGCCCATCGCGCTGCTCGCCGTCGTCGGCGTCCGGCTCGGGGTCGCCGCCGACGACCCGGACGGCCTGACGAGCGACCGGCTCGACCTGCCCGGCGCGCTGCTCTCGATCGCCACCATCGGCCTTGCGTGCTGGACCGCGACGAGCGGCGTCGACCACGGCTGGGGCGCGCCTGTCACCTGGCTGTCGGCGCTCGGGGCCGTCCTCGCCGGGCTCGCCTTCGTGCGGCACGAGCGCCGCACCGACCAGCCGATGCTCGACCTCGGCGTGTTCACCTCCGGGACCGTCCGCGGCGCCGTCATCGCCCAGGTCGGCACGTCGATCGCCCTCGCAGCCGTGATGTTCGGCCTGATCCTGCACTTCCAGTACGCCTACGGCTGGAGCCCGGTCCGCGCCGGGCTGGCCAACCTGCCGTTCATCGCCTCGATGCTCGTCTTCACCCCCTTGGCCGAGACGCTCGTCGGCCGGTTCGGCCACCGGGTGGCCTGCCTCGTCGGCGCGGGCCTCCTGGCCGGCGGCCTCGCCGAGCTGGCGTGGGCCGTCGACCACGGGTACGTCGCCATCGCCGTCGGCATGGTCGCGATGACCGCGGGGCTGCGGGTCGTCATGACGACCTGCGCGGTCGCGCTCGTCGACGCGATGCCGGCCAACCGCACCTCCCTCGGCACCGCCCTCAACGACACCGCCCAGGAGGTCGGCACCAGCGTCGGCACCGCCGTCGTCGGCACGCTCCTCGCCGTCCTCGTCACCCAGGTCCTGCCCGTCGGCACCTGGAGCGCCGCGCTCGTCGCGTCGTTCTTCCACGGCGAGCGCGTGACGTACGCCGTCCTGGCCGTCCTCGTCGGCCTCGTCGCCGGGTACGGCGCGCTCACCCTCACCGACTCGCGCTCCACGGACGAGCACTGAGCGCGGACCGCTCGGCGCGGCGCCGTACGGGAGCCACCGCTCCGTACGGCGCCGTGGTGTCGTAGGGGGATGACCGCCATCCGCCGCTTCGACCACGTCGGGATCACCGTCGCGGACCTGCCGCGCGCCGTCGACTTCTTCCTCCGCCTCGGGCTCGAGCACGTCGGTGGCCCGCAGCCGATCGAGGGCGAGTTCATCGACGTCGTCACCGGCATCCCCGGCTCGCGCGCCGAGATCGTCATGCTCCGCGCCCCGGGCGGCGACACCTGCCTCGAGCTGTCGACCTTCCACCACCCCGACCTGCTGCCCGGTCAGCCCGACGCGATGGCCAACCACGTCGGGCTGCGCAACGTCGCCTTCGAGGTCGACGACGTGCCTGCCCTCGTCGAGCAGCTCGCCACCGACGGCTACGGCCTCGTCGGCGGCATCGGCGAGTACGAGGGCACCTGGCGGATGGCCTACGTCCGCGGCCCCGAGGGCGTGGTCGTCTCGCTCGCCCAGCGCCTGGCCTGAGTCCACCCGAATCGGATTCGGTCGACTCGGCTCGGGTCATGACCCGAGCCGAGCAGGCCGAATCCGATTCGCGGTTCTTGCCAGAACCGCAAGACCTGGTGCCCGTACGGCGATCCGCCGTCACCCTGGTGGCATGGCCCACCACGCGCACGAGCACCCCGACCGGCACGACCACCCGGCGCCGCCCGCGGTCGACCCGGACACCGACCCGGCGACCTTCTGGGAGGACCGGTACGCCGGCTCCGAGAAGGTCTGGTCCGGCCGGGTCAACGCGACGACCGCCGACGTCGTCGCGACCCTGCCCCGGCCCGACGGCGGCACTGCGGTCGACCTCGGCTGCGGCGAGGGGGGCGACGCGGTCTGGCTGGCCGAGCAGGGCTGGCGGGTCACGGCCGTCGACCTCTCGCCGACCGCGGTCGCCCGCGGGGCCGCCGGCGCGCAGGACCGCGGCGTCGCCGACCGCACGACCTGGGTGGCCCACGACCTCGCCACCTGGGACGGTCCGGGCGAGGAGGTCGACCTCGTCACCGCGTCATTCCTGCACTCGCCGGTCGCTCTGGAGCGTGGTGCCATCGTGCGTCGGGCCGCCGGCTGGGTCCGCCCGGGCGGGCACCTGCTGCTCGTCACGCACGTCTTCGAGAGCGCGGACGACATGCCGCCGTGGACCGGCGCCGGTGAGGACGGGGAGCGCCTCGAGATCCCGGAGATGCCCCCGCCGTCGGTCGAGCTCCCGCAGCTCGGCCTCGACCTCGACGCGTGGGAGGTCGTGACCGCCGAGGTCCGACGCCGCGAGGCGTCCGACCCGCGCGGCTCGGGAAGCGTCTTCCCGGTCAAGGACGGCGTCCTGCTGCTGCGCCGCCGCTGAGTCAGCGCGGGCCGAGGACCTCCTCGCCCACCTCGGCGAGCGTCGCCCGCAGGTGCCGCAGCAGGGGGTCGCGCTCGCGGGCCGTGCGCCACGCGAGGACCACGGGCCGGCGCGGCACCGGCTCCTCGACCGGGACCGCGACCACCCCGTCCGGCAGCGGCCCCCGCCCGAGCCGGGGGATGAGCGCGACCGCCGACCCAGCGGCGACGTACGCGATCTGCGAGGCGAACTCGCTCGACCAGTAGCGGGCGACCGGTGCCCGGCCGAGCCGGGCGAACATCTGCAGCAGCCACTGGTGGCAGACCGACCCGGTGTGGACCGAGGACCAGATCTCGTCGGCGAGGTCGGCCGGGGTGACCGACGAACGGGCGGCGAGTGGGTGGCCGGCCGGGAGGACGACGTCGGCGACGTCCTCCCCGACGAGCCGGGTCGAGACCTGCGGCGGCAGGTGGGCGGGCAGCCCGACCCACGAGTGGAGCAGCGCGAGGTCGACCTCGCCGCGCTCGAGGGCCTCGGTGGCCTGGGGCGGGTCGCGCTCGATGACGTGCAGCTCGAGGTCCGGCGCGCTCTCCCGCAGCCGCGCCGTCGCCGGCGCGACGATGGCCCGCTCGCCGGTGGAGAACGTCGCCAGCGACACCCGCCCCTGCAGCCGGTGGACCGTGCCGACGTCGGCGCGGAAGGAGTCGAGGTCATCGAGCAGGGCGTGCGCCCGCGCGGCCGCGAGCCGGCCGGCCTCGGTGAGGACGACGCCGCGCCCGACCCGCTCGGTCAGCTCCACCCCGAGCTCGCGCTCGAGCCGGCGCAGCTGCTGCGAGACGGCCGACGGGGTGAAGCCGAGGGAGTCGGCGGTCGCGGCGACGGTGCCGGTGGACTCCAGGGTGACGAGCGAGCGCAGCGCCCCGACATCGACCATGTAGCCACGCTACCGAATCTCACCGAGAAGATGTCGCTGGACTGACGGGCCGCCGTACGGTGTCATCGTCGGGTGGCTCCTCGACACGTCGGTCTCGCGCTCCTGGTCGTCCTCATCTGGGGCGTCAACTTCGTCGTCATCCACGAGGGCCTGCCCGGGATGCCGCCGCTGCTCTTCGCGGCGATCCGCTTCGCCGCCGTCTGCCTCGCGCTGCCCTTCGTCAAGCGCCCGGCCATCCGCTGGCGCGACCTCGCCGCCGTCGGGCTGCTGATGTCGGCCGGGCAGTTCGGGTTCCTCTACTCGGCGCTCGCGGCCGGTCTCGCCTCGGGCCTGGCCTCGCTGGTCCTGCAGGCCCAGGCCCTCTTCACCGTCGTCATCGCCGCGCTCGTGCTGCGCGAGAAGCCGCGCCCGGTCCAGGTCGGCGGTCTCGTCGTCGCGCTCGTCGGCCTCGTCGTCGTCGCCCTCGGCCGCTCGGGCGCCACCCCGCTGACCGGCCTGCTCCTCTGCCTCGGGGCCGCGGCCTGCTGGGGCGCCGGCAACGTCGCCGCCCGCCGCTGCGCCGGCGCCTCCGGCCTCGGGCTCACCGTGTGGGGGAGCGTCTTCGTCCCCGTCCCGCTGCTCGCGCTGTCGCTCCTGCTCGACGGGCCGGCGGCGATCGGCACGGCGCTCACCCACGTCGGTCTCGCCGCCGTCCTCTCGACCGCCTACACCGTCGTGCTCGCCTCGCTCGTCGGCTACACGATCTGGAACGGCCTCCTCGGGCGCTACCCCGCCGCGAGCGTCGCGCCGTTCACGCTGCTCGTCCCCGTCGTCGGGCTCTTCGCCGGCTGGCTCGTCCTCGACGAGCGTCCGGTCGCGGCGTCGTTCGTCGGTGGGGCGCTGCTGCTGGTCGGGGTCGCCGTCGTCGTGGTGGGCCCGCGGGTGCTCGCAGCGCGCACCGCCCGCCGGGAAAAGCGCGAGCGCCCGATCCCGGTCACCGGCACAGTGGGCGGGTGACCAGCACCCACGTCAGCCGCGTCCTGCCCGGCCGCACCGCGGGGGAGGTGTACGGCGTCGCCCGCGACCTCGACCTGCTCCCGCACTGGGCGCACGGGCTCGCCGAGGGCGACCTCACGCGCGACGGCGACCGGCTCGTCCTCGACTCGCCGATGGGCCGGGTGCAGGTGCGCTTCGCGCCGCTCAACGCGTACGGCGTCCTCGACCACGACGTCACCCTCCCCGACGGGACCGTCGTCGCCAACCCGCTGCGGGTGCTGCCGCACCCCGACGGCGCCGAGCTCGTCTTCACCCTCCGCCCGCTCGGGCGGCCCGAGGCGGAGGTCGCCGCCGACGCGGTCCTCGTCGCCGCCGACCTCGAGCGGCTGGAGGCGCTCGTCGCGCGGGTCGCCGCGGGGGAGGGTCCGGTGACCACCCCGCCCGCCCCGAGCAGCGACCTGTGGGACGAGGAGGACGCGCGCACGTACGACGACGCGTGCGCCGACCTCTCGACGCCGCAGGCCCTTGGCCCCACCCTCGACCTGCTCGAGGGGCTGGCCGAGGGCGGGTCGGTCCTCGAGCTCGCGGTGGACACGGGTCGGGTCGCGATCCCGCTCGCCGAGCGCGGTCTCGCCGTCAGCGGCATCGAGCTGTCGGCGCCGATGATCGACCGCCTGCACGAGAAGCGCCCCGACCTGCCCGTCGTCGTCGGCGACATGGCGACCGCGACGGCGCCTGGGTGCGGCACGTTCTCGCTCGTCTACCTCGTCTTCAACACCATCGGGAACCTGCGCACCCAGGCCGAGCAGGTCGCCTGCTTCGCCAACGCCGCCCGCCACCTGCGACCCGGAGGCCGCTTCGTCGTCGAGCTGTGGCTGCCGCCGCTGCGGAAGCTGCCGCCCGGCCAGGAGGCCGTCCCCTTCGACGTCGGCGACGAGCACCTCGGGTTCGACACGTACGACGTCGTCACCCAGCAGGGCACGTCGCACCACTACACCCGCGAGACCGACGGTCGCTTCCGCTACGGCACGAGCAACTTCCGCTACGTCTGGCCCGCCGAGCTCGACCTCATGGCCGCGCTCGCCGGCCTGACGCTGGAGCGGCGGACGGCGGACTTCGCCGGGGCGCCGTACACCGGCGAGAGCACGAGCCACGTCTCGGTGTGGCGCACCGCAGGCTGATCCTCAGGCGTGGCCCTCCCACTGCTGCACGTTGACGACGGCGCCGCCGGGCGCGCGGACGAAGAAGCGGCGCACGCCCCACGGCTCGGTCGTGAGCGGGTGGAGGATCTCCAGCCCGGCGGCGCGGGCGGCGTCGTACGCCTGCTCGACGTCGTCGACCTTGACCGACAGGTCCGGGCGCACCGTGGCGGTGGCGTCGGCGACGACGACCTGCAGGCGTTCGCCGTCCTCGCCGACGAAGCGGGTGACCCAGTCCAGCCCCAGGCTCTCCTCGCGCATGCCGAGGACGCCCTCGAAGAACGCGGCCGAGGACGCGAGGTCGTCGGCGGGCAGGTCGGCCGCCACCCAGTGCACACCCATGCCGACGACCGTAGCCTTCGGAAGGTGCACCCCACCCTCCTGCGGCTCGACCGGCTCGCCGAGCACCTCGCCCACGACGACGGGGTCGTCGCCGTCCTCGGGGTCGGCAGCGCCGGCACCGAGACCGAGCGGTTCGACGACCACTCCGACATCGACTTCTTCGTCGTCACGGCCGACGAGGCAGCACAGGACCGGCTCATCGCCGGCGTCGGCTGGCTGGAGGGGTTCGGCGGCGAGGTCGTGTGGAGCTACGTCAACTCCCGCCACGGTCGCAAGGCCCTCCTCCCCGACGGACTGTTCCTCGAGTACGCCGTCTTCACCGCCGACGAGCTGCCGACGATGTCGTACGCCGGCGCACGGGTCGTCTGGCGCCGGGACGGCTACCCCGCTCCCGAGCAGGCGCGGAACATCCCGACCGCGGCGGACACCGTCGCCTTCCACGTCGACGAGGCCCTGGGAAACCTCATCGTGGGACTGCACCGTGACCTGCGCGGCGAGCGCCTGACGGCGATGCGCTTCGTCCAGGTCTTCGCCGTCGACCACGTCCTCGCCGTGGCCCGCCTTCAGCCCGACCCCGACGAGCCGGGTTGGGTCCTGCCCGACCCGTTCGAGGGAACCCGGAGACTAGAGGAGTCCCGGCCCGCCCTGGCCCGCTCCGTCGCCCGGATGACCCAGGGCTACGGCCGCACCCTCGAGTCGGCGGCCGCGGTCCTCGACTGGCTCGTCGCGCACGGCGACCCGGACCCTGCCGCGGTGAACGCCGTCCGCGGGCTGCTGGCGTGACCGGCCGAGGAGGACGGCCATGACGGTGACCGGCATCGGCGGATTCTTCTTCCGCGCCCAGGACCCCGCAGCCCTCAGCGCCTGGTACGCCCGTCACCTCGGGGTCGGGACTGGCGAGTACGGCACGTGGGAGACGAGTGCCGGCCCCAGCGTCTTCGCCGCCTTCCCCGCGGGCAGCGACCAGCTCCCCGCCGACCGCCCCTGGATGCTCAACCTCCGGGTCGAGGGACTGGACGCCCTCGTCGCCTCCCTGACCGCGGCCGGGGTGGACGTCGTCACCGACCCTGCGTGGGACGGGCCGGAGGTCGGCCGCTTCGCGCGGATCCACGACCCGGAGGGGAATCCCGTCGAGCTGTGGGAGCCCGCCACCACGCCCGAGGGCTGAGCACCGGGCGTCGAGGGGTGAGACGGTGGTGAGAGTCACGTCTCACCCCGAGACGGCGGGCGGTGGACGGCACCCCCTGGCCGGGGCAGGATGCGAGCGTGAGCGACGACGCCGCCGTGACCCCCGTGTTCTTCCTGTCGGACAGCACCGGGATCAGCGCCGAGACGATGGGCAACGCCATGCTCATCCAGTTCCCGGACCTGCGCTTCGAGCGGCAGCTCATCCCGTTCATTACGACGGTCGAGGAGGCCGAGCGCGTCGTCGCGATCCTCGACGAGGCCGCCGACGGCCCGACGACCCCCATCGCCTTCACGACCGCCGCGACCGACGAGATCCGCGAGGTCCTGCACCGCACCCGGTGCCCGATGATCGACTTCTTCGAGCTGCACAGCAGCCGGGTCGAGGCGATCCTCGGCAAGCCGGCGGCACGGATCGCGGCCCGGCTGCACGGCGTCGGTGACGTCCAGCGCTACAACGCGCGGATGGCGGCGGTCGAGTACACGATCGAGCACGACGACGGCCAGAGCGTGCGCAACATCAGCAAGGCCGACATCGTCCTCATCGCCCCGTCGCGGTGCGGGAAGACGCCGACGAGCATGTACCTCGCGCTGCAGCACGGCATGTTCGTCGCCAACTACCCGCTCGTCGAGGAGGACCTCGAGACCACCGACCTGCCGGCGCCGATCCGGCACCTGGGGGACCGGGTCGTCGGCATGCTGTCCACGCCCGCGCGGCTGTCGGAGGTGCGCAACCAGCGCCGCCCCGGCTCGCGCTACGCGTCCCTCGAGCAGGCGCAGTACGAGCTGCGCCGCGCCGAGGCCATGTACCGGGCGCACGGTGTGCCCGTCGTCAACTCCACCACCCGCTCGGTCGAGGAGATGGCCACCACCATCCTCCACACCCTGCGGTCCCGGAGCCGTCAGAGCCACCCCTCGCAAGGCACCTCGAACAGGAGTCCCTCATGAGCGCACCGTCCTCCGGCGACAACGTCCGCTGGTTCTCGTCCCTCGGCATGGCGGACCTCGAGGAGGTGGGCGGCAAGAACTCCTCCCTCGGCGAGATGATCAGCAACCTCGCCGAGGCCGGGGTCCGCGTGCCCGACGGGTTCGCCACCACGGCGTCCGCGTTCCGCGATTTCGTCTCCCAGGAAGGCTTGTCGGGTCGCATCACCGAGCTGATGCGCGGCCTCGACACGGACGACGTCGACGAGTTGGCCCGAGTCGGCAAGGCCGTGCGCGCCGCCATCGTCGAGCAGCCGCTGCAGCCGGCGCTCGAGCAGGAGGTGCGTGAGGCCTACGAGAAGCTCGCCGGCGAGTCCGGGGACGAGGCGTCGTTCGCGGTCCGCTCCAGCGCCACCGCCGAGGACCTGCCCGACGCGTCCTTCGCCGGGCAGCAGGAGACCTTCCTCAACATCCGCGGCATCGACGGGGTGCTCCGCGCGATCCACGAGGTCTTCGCCTCGCTCTACAACGACCGGGCCATCGCCTACCGCGTGCACCACGGCTTCGACCACGACGCCGTCGCCCTCTCGGCCGGCGTGCAGAAGATGGTGCGCTCCGACGTCGGCGCCTCCGGCGTGATGTTCACGATGGACACCGAGTCGGGCTTCCGCGACGCCGTCTTCGTCACGTCGTCGTACGGGCTCGGCGAGGCCGTGGTGCAGGGCGCGGTCAACCCCGACGAGTTCTACGTGTGGAAGCCGGGCCTGAAGAACGGCACGCCCGCCGTCCTCAAGCGCGGCCTCGGCGCGAAGGCGACGAAGATGATCTTCACCGACGACCCGTCGGTCGGGAGGACCACGGAGTTCGTCGACGTCGACGAGGCCGACCGTCGCCTGTTCTCGCTCACCGACGACGAGGTCGAGGCCCTGGCTCGGCTCGCGGTCACCATCGAGGAGCACTACGGCCGCCCGATGGACATCGAGTGGGGCAAGGACGGCGTCGACGGCGAGCTCTACGTCCTCCAGGCCCGCCCGGAGACGGTGCAGTCGCGCAAGGGCACGGCCCAGGAGCGCTACAGCATCGGCGGCAAGCAGGCCGAGCGGAGCATCCTCGTCGAGGGCCGCGCCATCGGGCAGAAGGCCGGGCAGGGCGCCGTACGGGTGCTGCAGTCGTCGGAGCAGATGCGCGACTTCCACGAGGGCGAGGTCCTCGTCGCCGACATGACCGACCCCGACTGGGAGCCGATCATGAAGCGCGCCAGCGCGATCGTCACCAACCGCGGCGGCCGCACCTGCCACGCGGCGATCATCGCGCGCGAGCTCGGCATCCCCGCCGTCGTCGGGACCGGCTCGGCGACCAAGGACCTCGCCGACGGGCACGAGGTCACCGTCTCGTGCACCGAGGGCGACACCGGCTTCGTGTACGACGGCCTGCTCGACGTCCGCGTCGAGACCACCGACCTCGGCACGATGCCGCAGCTCGACGTCGGCATCATGATGAACGTCGGCACCCCCGACCAGGCCTTCTCCTTCGCGATGCTGCCCAACGACGGCGTCGGCCTCGCGCGGCTCGAGTTCGTCATCAACCGTCAGATCGGCATCCACCCCAAGGCGCTGCTCGACCACGCCGCCGGGACGCTCGCCGGCGACGACGCCGACCTCGCCGCGCAGATCGACGAGGCCGTCGCGGCCTACCCCGGGCCGCGCGAGTTCTTCGTCCAGCGCGTCGCGGAGGGCGTCGGGATGATCGCGGCGGCGTTCCACCCCAAGCCGGTCATCGTGCGGATGAGCGACTTCAAATCGAACGAGTACGCCAACCTCGTCGGCGGCCCGCGCTACGAGCCGCACGAGGAGAACCCGATGATCGGCTACCGCGGCGCCTCGCGGTACCTCTCGCCGGACTTCGCCGAGTGCTTCGCCATGGAGGCCGAGGCGCTGCGCCACGTGCGCGACACGATGGGCCTGACCAACGTCAAGGTGATGATCCCCTTCGTCCGCACGCTCGCCGAGGCCGAGGGTGTCATCGCGCTGCTCGCCGAGCACGGGCTTAAGCGGGGCGAGAACGGCCTGCAGGTCGTCATGATGTGCGAGGTCCCGAGCAACGCCGTCATCGCCGAGAAGTTCCTCGAGCACTTCGACGGGTTCTCCATCGGGTCCAACGACATGACCCAGCTGACCCTCGGCCTCGACCGCGACTCCGGCCTCGTCGCCGCCGGCTTCGACGAGCGCGACCCCGCGGTGCAGCACATGCTCGAGCTCGCCATCGCCGCGTGCAAGAAGCAGGGCAAGTACGTCGGCATCTGCGGCCAGGGCCCCAGCGACCACCCCGACCTCGCGGCGTGGCTCATGGAGCGCCACATCGACACGATGTCCCTCAACCCCGACACCGTCGTCGACACCTGGCTCGCCCTCGCCGGCAAGTCCTGACGTCCGCACCGTCGAGGCACCGGTGCCTCGACGATGCGGACGCACCGACATGCAGTAGGTCCTGCCCGTACGACGCCCCGTGCTCAGCGGGGCGTCGTACGGGCGTCACCGCCTGTTGGTCCGTGCCGCCCGGCTGTCAATCGCCCCTCCCGGGAGGCTCCGTGAGCGTGGGGTCGCCCCTCGTGAGCCCCATTTGACAGCCGGCCGACCCGGGCCTGGGTGCGCCGGACGCACCGACAGGCGGTAGGCCCTGCCCGTACGGCGCCGCGTGCTGGGCGGGGCGTCGTGCGGGCGCCACTGCCTGTTCGCCCGGACCGCTCGGCTGTCAATGGTCCCCTCCGGGAGACTTTGTGAGCGTGGGTCTGGCGTTCGCGAGCCCCATTGACAGCCGGTCGACCCGAGTGCAGCGCGCCAGCCAGTGGCCTGCGTTCGCGCACGTCGCGCTGCACGATGTCTGCATGGAGACGATCGGGATCGACATGGCGGCCGACCCCAAGAACACGGCCGCTGCCCAGCTCCTGTGGCTGGACGGAGGTGTGCGGGTCATCGAGGTCTGTTCGCGGACAGGCGACGAGGAACTGGCCGCCTGGTTGGACCGCGACGTCGACAAGATCGGCGTCGACTGTCCGCTGGGCTGGCCTGATGCATTCGTCGACTTCGTGGTCGCGCATCGCGAACAGCAGCTGAGGCGCCCCGAGGTCGAGCCGGAGAAGTGGCGACGCACGCTGACTCTTCGCGAGACCGACATGGAGATCGTGAAGGCTCAGCTGGGGACGCCGCTGAGCGTGTCGGCCGATCGCATCGCCCACCCCACGCTGAGGTTGGCATCAGTGCTCTCCCGGCG includes these proteins:
- the ppsA gene encoding phosphoenolpyruvate synthase; translation: MSAPSSGDNVRWFSSLGMADLEEVGGKNSSLGEMISNLAEAGVRVPDGFATTASAFRDFVSQEGLSGRITELMRGLDTDDVDELARVGKAVRAAIVEQPLQPALEQEVREAYEKLAGESGDEASFAVRSSATAEDLPDASFAGQQETFLNIRGIDGVLRAIHEVFASLYNDRAIAYRVHHGFDHDAVALSAGVQKMVRSDVGASGVMFTMDTESGFRDAVFVTSSYGLGEAVVQGAVNPDEFYVWKPGLKNGTPAVLKRGLGAKATKMIFTDDPSVGRTTEFVDVDEADRRLFSLTDDEVEALARLAVTIEEHYGRPMDIEWGKDGVDGELYVLQARPETVQSRKGTAQERYSIGGKQAERSILVEGRAIGQKAGQGAVRVLQSSEQMRDFHEGEVLVADMTDPDWEPIMKRASAIVTNRGGRTCHAAIIARELGIPAVVGTGSATKDLADGHEVTVSCTEGDTGFVYDGLLDVRVETTDLGTMPQLDVGIMMNVGTPDQAFSFAMLPNDGVGLARLEFVINRQIGIHPKALLDHAAGTLAGDDADLAAQIDEAVAAYPGPREFFVQRVAEGVGMIAAAFHPKPVIVRMSDFKSNEYANLVGGPRYEPHEENPMIGYRGASRYLSPDFAECFAMEAEALRHVRDTMGLTNVKVMIPFVRTLAEAEGVIALLAEHGLKRGENGLQVVMMCEVPSNAVIAEKFLEHFDGFSIGSNDMTQLTLGLDRDSGLVAAGFDERDPAVQHMLELAIAACKKQGKYVGICGQGPSDHPDLAAWLMERHIDTMSLNPDTVVDTWLALAGKS
- a CDS encoding DUF429 domain-containing protein, yielding MGLAFASPIDSRSTRVQRASQWPAFAHVALHDVCMETIGIDMAADPKNTAAAQLLWLDGGVRVIEVCSRTGDEELAAWLDRDVDKIGVDCPLGWPDAFVDFVVAHREQQLRRPEVEPEKWRRTLTLRETDMEIVKAQLGTPLSVSADRIAHPTLRLASVLSRRRPAVRRDGSDVVVEVYPAAALKKWQLPGTGYKGPKAVDARRHIVNGLNDALSLDWGGHEDIAVTSDHVMDAVICALVARAAATGRTTRPESLQKEQALREGWIHVPTSEDLSTLSADA